GGTCGCGATCGCGCGCTCGCGCTCAATCTCGGCCTCGTCCAGATCCTCCTCGTTCAGCGCCTTCGGGAAGGCGGCGGCGATGTGCATCGCCAGCTGCTTGCCCAGGCCCTGCAGCACCTCGTCCGACGCCTCGGACTCGAGCGCGACGAGCACGCCGATCTTGCCCAGGCCCGGCGCCTGCTGATTGTGGACATAGGCGACGACCGCGCCCTTCTCCACCGACAGCTGCCTGGCGCGGCGGATCGACTGGTTCTCGCCGATCGTCGCGATGTTGTTGGTCAGCGCTTCCTCGACGGTCTTGCCCGACGGCATCGTCTCGCCCTTGATCGCGTCGACGTCACCGCCAGTGGCGAGCGCGATCTGGGTCACTTCGCGGACGAACGCCTGGAACTGGTCGTTCTTCGCGACGAAGTCGGTCTCGGAATTCACCTCGACAACCGCACCCTTGGTGCCGGCGACGGCGACGCCGACCAGGCCCTCGGCCGCGGTGCGGCTCGACTTCTTCTGCGCGGCCGCCAGGCCCTTGGTACGCAGCCAGTCGAGCGCGGCCTCCATGTCGCCGCCGTTCTCGCTCAGCGCCTTCTTGCAGTCCATCATGCCCGCGCCGCTCTTCTCGCGCAGGTCCTTGACCATCGCTGCCGTGATATCGGCCATCATATCGTCCTTGCTTGGTGCGCCGACGCGCGACGGCTCGAAAGGGAACCGCCGCGCGTCGAACGGGAAAATCGGCAACGCGCCCTTTAGACGCGCTGCATGACGGTTACGCGGCAGCGGTCTCGTCGGCAGCCTCGGCGGCCGGGGTCTCGACCGTGGTCGCCTCCTCCGCCGGCGGCTCGCTCATCGCGCCCAGATCGACGCCACGGCTCGCCTGCTGCTGCTGGTTGCCGCGGGTCGCCGCGATCGCGATCGCCTCGCAATACAGGCGGATGGCGCGCGCGGCGTCGTCGTTCGCGGGCACCGGGAAGGCGATGCCGTCCGGCGACACGTTCGAATCGAGGATCGCGACGACCGGAATGCCCAGCGTGTTCGCTTCCTTGATCGCCAGCTCTTCCTTGTTCGCGTCGATCACGAACATCACGTCGGGAACGCCGCCCATGTCGCGGATGCCGCCCAGCGACAGCTCCAGCTTGTCGCGCTCGCGCGTCAGCTGCAGCACTTCCTTCTTGGTCAGACCGGCGGTGTTGCCCGACAGCTGCTCTTCCAGGGCCTTCAGCCGCTTGATCGAGTTGCTGATCGTCTTCCAGTTGGTGAGCATGCCGCCCAGCCAGCGGTGGTTGACGAAATGCTGGCCCGCACGACGCGCGGCGTCGGCGACCGGCTCCTGCGCCTGACGCTTGGTGCCGACGAACAGCACCTTGCCGCCCTGCGCCACCGACTGCGACACGAACTCCAGCGCGCGCGCGAACAGCGGCACGGTCTGCGACAGGTCGATGATGTGGACGCCGTTGCGCTCGCCGAAGATGTAGGGCTTCATCTTCGGGTTCCAGCGATGCGTCTGGTGGCCGAAGTGCGCGCCGGTTTCGATGAGCTGCTGCATGCTGACGACAGGTGCCGCCATAAGATAATTCCTTCCGGTTAAGCCTCTGGGAAGCGAGTGACGCGGCCTGGAAGGCCGGCGCACCGGGTGATGATGCTTCCCATGCGGGGTTGAGGGTCGCGCCGTTAGCGGAACTTGCGGCAGGACGCAAGCTCACGACGATGGTTGACACGTCGGAACATAGATGGAACAAGGGCGCGGAACGAAAAGCGAACCGAGTGTACGCCGCCGTACCATAGCCGCCGAATCGCAATGATCCGGATCATATGGGATGCGGGCAGAGGAACCCTGGCATTGTCAAGAGGTTCGTCGCACGTGGTTCGCGTATCGAGGAGGCGAACGTGGTGACCTTTGTAGCTATCGTGATTTTCGGGGCAGCGCTGGCAACGGCCGGATATGCGCTCGCCGCCACCGTTTTGCCCAGCACGGGGAAGATCGTCGCCGCGCTGCGCGGTCAGCCGCAGCAGACGCGCTTCGAACCGCTCGCCTCGCTGGTGCGGGCCGAGCGCCGCATCGCGGTCAGGCGCTGGGCGGCGGCGCCGGCGCGTCCGTCGCAGCGCCGCCGCGAAGCCGCCTGACGCGGGCGTAGCTGCGGACGCTGAACGGGATCGACAGCAGATAGGCGACGCATGCGGCCGCCGCCGTCTGCCACGGTGCGCTGACCGCCGCCGCCCCGACGAAGACGACCAGCGCGATCGCCTCGAACCGGATGTTCCGCCGCAGCCGCAACGACGTCCACGAGAAGGTCGCGAGGCTGGATACCATCAGCATCGCGACCAGCACCGTCCACGGCGCCACCAGGCGCGGATCGCGCAATATCGGTTCTTCGGTGACGAACCACAGGAACAGCGGCAGGAACGCCAGCCCGGCTCCGGCGGGCGCCGGCACGCCGGTCAGGAACCCCGCCGACTTGTGCGGCTGTTCGCTGGCATCGATCGCGGCATTGAAGCGCGCCAGTCGCAGGGCGCAGAAGACCGCCAGCATTAGAGCGGCCATCCAGCCGAACCGCGGCAAGGTATGCAGCGACCATAGATAGATGATGAGCGCGGGGGACACCCCGAACGAGATGGCATCGGCCAGCGAGTCGAGCTCCGCGCCGAAGCGGCTTTCGCCGTGCAGCATCCGCGCGACGCGACCGTCCAGTCCGTCGAGGACGCCCGCGACGAGCACCATCACCACCGCCAGTTCGAACGAGCCGGAAATGGCGAAGCGGATCCCGGACAGCCCCGAGCACAGCGCCAGCGCGGTGACCGCATTGGGCGCCACGGCGCGAAGCGGCAGGCCGCCCGCAGCGCGGCGCAACGGGCGACGGGGCATACGGCGCTGGACGGGCGGCAACATCGTTACTGCGCGATCGCGCTGACGGCGGGGCCGTCCAGCCGCGCCAGCACGGTCTCCCCCGCCATCGCACGCTGTCCCAGCGCCACTTGGGGTACGAACCCGTCGGGAAGGAAGACGTCGACCCGGCTGCCGAAGCGGATCAGGCCGACGCGCTGCCCGGCGCCGACGATGTCGCCGATCTTCGCGAAGGCGACGATGCGGCGCGCGACCAGCCCGGCGATCTGCGTGAAGCCCACCTTGCGACCGTCATGTCCCTCGACCACGAAATGCTGACGCTCGTTCTCCTCCGACGCCTTATCGAGATCGGCGTTCAGAAACTTGCCCGAGATATAGACGACCTGCCTCACCACACCCGCGATCGGCGAGCGATTGATGTGGACGTCGAACACCGACATGAACACCGACACGCGCACCATCGGCGCCTCGCCCAGTTCGCCGGCCAGCTCGCGCGGCACGGGCACGCGCTCGATCATGGTGATGAGGCCGTCGGCCGGCGAGACGATCAGGTCGTCGCCCACCGGCGTCGCGCGCACCGGATCGCGGAAGAAGGCGGCGACCCACAGGGTGACGCCCAGCAACGGCCAGAAGAACACCTTGGACAGGATCGTCATCAGCAACGTGATGCCGAACGCGATGGCAGCGAACTTCTGCCCCTCCGGATGGATCGCGGGAAAACGCCATTTGACGGTACTGGTAACGGGTATCCCGCCGTGCAGCGGCGGCTTGTCGAGCGATGTCATCGCCTCGTCCTATCGGCCGGTACGCAACGTGACAACCGTTACAGGCGGAGCGCCGGGCACAGCCGGTACCGCGTCCCGTCGGACAGATCGGTAAAGGCGTCGCGCGCGTCGACCCGCAGCTTCAGCCGCTCGGCCCGTCCCATGACGGGCGCCCGGCCGCCATATTCGACGCACCGCTGCCGCAGCGTATAGCGCCTGCCGATATGCGCCAGCACGCGCGCCTGGCACTGGCCCGCCTTGCTCGATCCGATGCCCTGACCGTTGTAATCGCGCAGCGCGACGTTCGGCGCTTCCCGGCAGGCGATGCCGTTCTGGACATAGGCGCCGCGCGCCAGCGGCAACGTATCGGCCCATGCCGGGGCCGTCGTCATCAACAATGCGCCAACCGTCGTCAACATCCGCATAGGTCCACCTCCGGCCTACGAACGTCCCGCGCCCGTTCCGGCTCCGTGACGCACGTGGTTGATCCCCCGCGCCCTTCCCCCTATCGACCGCGACAACCTCCCCTCACAAGGAAAGCGCAGATGGCGAAGATCAAGGTGAAGACGCCCGTCGTGGAGATCGACGGCGACGAGATGACGCGGATCATCTGGGAGTGGATCCGCGAGCGGCTCATCAAGCCGTATCTCGACATCGATCTCGATTACTACGACCTGGGAATCGAGCACCGCGACGCCACCGACGACAAGGTGACGGTCGATTCCGCCAAGGCGATCCAGAAGTACGGCGTCGGCGTGAAGTGCGCCACGATCACCCCGGACGAGGCGCGGGTCGAGGAATTCGGCCTGAAGAAGATGTGGAAGTCGCCCAACGGCACGATCCGCAACATCCTGGGCGGCGTCGTCTTCCGCGAGCCGATCGTGATGAAGAACGTCCCCCGCCTGATCCCGGGCTGGACGCACCCGATCGTCGTCGGCCGCCACGCCTTCGGCGACCAGTACAAGGCGACCGACTTCAAGGTGCCCGGCAAGGGCAAGCTGACGATGAAGTGGGAAGGCGAGAACGGCGAGAGGATCGAGGAGGAGGTGTTCGACTTCCCCGGCGCCGGCGTCGCGATGGGCATGTACAATCTCGACGAATCGATCCGCGACTTCGCGCGCGCCTCGATGAACTACGGCCTGGGCCGCGGCTGGCCGGTGTATCTGTCGACCAAGAACACGATCCTCAAGGCGTATGACGGCCGCTTCAAGGACATCTTCGCCGAGGTGTTCGAGAGCGAGTTCGCCGAGCCGTTCAAGCAGGCCGGCATCGTCTACGAGCATCGCCTGATCGACGACATGGTCGCCTCCGCGCTGAAGTGGAACGGCGAGTTCGTCTGGGCCTGCAAGAACTACGACGGCGACGTCCAGTCGGATCAGGTCGCGCAGGGCTTCGGCTCGCTGGGCCTGATGACCTCGGTGCTGATGACCCCGGACGGCAAGACGATCGAGGCGGAGGCCGCGCACGGCACCGTCACGCGTCACTATCGTCAACATCAGCAGGGCAAGGCGACCTCGACCAACCCGATCGCGTCGATCTTCGCCTGGACCGGCGGCCTGAAGTATCGCGGCAAGTTCGATGGCACCCCCGACGTCACACGCTTCGCCGAGGAGCTGGAGCGCGTCTGCGTCGAGACGGTCGAGGCCGGCGACATGACCAAGGATCTCGCGATCCTGATCGGCCCCGATCAGAAGTGGATGACCACCGAGCAGTTCTTCGAGGCGGTCCGCGTCAACCTGGAGAAGAAGATGGCGACCTGGGCCTGATCGCCCGGTCACCGTCGCAGGACGGGAGCCGGCGCATCTTCGGATGCGCCGGCTTTTTCTTTGCTCAGTCGTCGCTCGCCGCCGGCTGCGGGCAGCGACATGCCGGCTTCGCGGTTTTGCGCTTCGGCGCGGTCGTGGCGAATTCGCCGGCGGTGAGCGTATTCGACCTGTCGCGATCCGCCTCGGCGAAGCGCTTCGTCGTCTTGACCGCCCATTCGTCGAACGACAGCCGGCCGTCGCCGTTCACGTCGAGCTTCGCGAACGCCTTGTGCCGCGACGCGAGATATTCCTCGCGCGTGATGCTGGCATCGCGGTCCTTGTCGTAGCGATCGAATCGCTTTTGCTCGCGTGTTTTCGCCGTCGCCTCGGGCAGATCCGCGTCGTCCGCTGCCGCCTGACCGGCTACAGCCGCCTGTGCTGTCACGGGCGCCGGGGAGGGTAGCAACGGATCGGGGCGCGCCTGACCGTTGAAGACCAGCCACCCCGCCGCCACCAGCAGCAACGTCGCCACACTACCCGCTGCATATCGCCACATCGTCCGTCCCCCCCGTTGCCGCATGTTATCGGCACCGCGGCGGACGGCAACCACGCCAAAGCGGTCAGCGGCCCGTCATACGATGCCACAGGATGCGCGCCGCCCGCGCCGGATGGTCCTCCGGTCGATCGTCGCGCAGGTCGAGCCGGGCCAGATGCGCCATCGCCCCCAGCGCGCGCAGCGCCACCGGCCACCGCGGCGACAAGGCCCGCGCCAGCCCTTCCTCCGCGGTTCGACGGGCCTCGGCGGCAAGCGAGGAATCGCTGAGGTGGCGCGACAGGTCGGCGAGCGCCCACCCCTCTCCGGCGAGCCTAACCTGCTCGCTGTCCCGATCCAGAACGACCGCCGCAAGCGAGAAGAGGCCTGCCCCGCGCGCCTCGGCATGACGCGCCAGCGCCGCGCGGTCGAGCGGGATATCGAGGAGCGCCTCCCACCCCTCCACCAGATCGGCGAGCGGGGCCGCGGCGGTCAGCGCCACGACATCGCGCGACAGGGCCGACAGCACCGGCTCCGCCGGCCCGTCACCCGGGGTCAGGCCGGAAAGCGCCTCATGCCACCAGGTCAGCCGCATCTGTCCGACCAGCGGCTCGCGCGTGGTCCGCAGGATCGCGGCCAACCGATCGTCCAGCGCGAACAGCGCCGCCAGCGCCGCGCGGCGATCGGCGGGCGCATAGCCGATGGCGAGCGCGCGCTCGTCGGGCGAGCTCATGCCGCCACCCGCCACAGCGTCCGCGCGCCGATCGAACGGTCGGCGCGCGGGATGCCCGTCACTGGCGGTAACAGACCTTCTTGACCGCCGCCGTCACCTTGTCCGCCGACACCAGCGCCAGCTTCTCCAGATTGGCGGCATAGGGCAGCGGCACGTCCTCGTTGGTGACGCGCAGGACCGGGGCGTCGAGGTCGTCGAACCCCTCCTCCATCGCGATCGCCACGATCTCCGACGCGATCGAGCAGGTCGGCCAGCCTTCCTCGACCACCACCAGCCGGTTGGTCTTGGCGAGGCTCTTGAGCACGGTTTCCTTGTCGAGCGGACGCAGCGTGCGCAGGTCGATGACCTCCGCCTCGATCCCCTCGCCCGCCAGCGTCTCGGCGGCCTCCAGCGCCAGCCCGACGCCGATCGAATAGCTGACGATCGTCACGTCGCTGCCCTCGCGCATGATGCGCGCCTTGCCGATCGGCAGCACCCAGTCGTCGAGCTTCGGCACCTCGAACGAGCGACCGTAGAGCAGCTCGTTCTCCAGGAACACAACCGGATCGGCCGAGCGGATCGCAGCCTTCAGCAGCCCCTTGGCATCGGCCGCATCGTACGGCGCGATGACGATCAGTCCGGGGACGCTGGCGTACCACGGGCCGTAGTTCTGCGAGTGCTGCGCGCCGACGCGGCTCGCCGCGCCGTTCGGGCCGCGGAACACGATCGGGCAGCGCATCTGGCCGCCCGACATGTAATTGGTCTTCGCGGCCGAGTTGATGATGTGGTCGATCGCCTGCATCGCGAAGTTGAACGTCATGAACTCGACGATCGGCTTCAGCCCGCCCATCGCCGCGCCCGCGCCGATCCCGGCAAAGCCATATTCGGTGATCGGCGTGTCGATGACGCGCTTGTCGCCGAACTCGTCGAGCAGGCCCTGCGTCACCTTGTACGCGCCCTGATATTGCGCGACTTCCTCACCCATCACGAACACGCGCTCGTCGGCGCGCATTTCCTCGGCCATCGCGTCGCGCAGCGCCTCGCGGACGGTGACCTTCACCATCTCGGTGCCCTGCGGGATCGCGGGATCGGTCACCTCGGCCTTCTGGCTCGCCGCCTCGAACAGCTGGCGCGCACCCGTCTCGACCTTCTCCTGCGCCGGGTGTGCGGAATCCTCGACCTCGTCGTCCTTCTTCGCGTCCGCCTTCGCCTTGGGCGCGGCATCGTCGTCCTTGCTTTGCGCCGGGGCGGTGTCCGCGTTACCCGCCTCCTCCCCCTCGCCGGTCAGCTGCATGATGACCTCGCCGACCTTCACGCCGTCGGTGCCCTCGGCGACCAGGATCTTCGCCACGGTGCCCTCGTCGACCGCCTCGAATTCCATCGTCGCCTTGTCGGTCTCGATCTCGGCCATGATGTCGCCGGACCTGACGGTGTCGCCTTCCTTGACGAGCCACTTGGCGAGCGTCCCCTCCTCCATGGTGGGGGACAGCGCCGGCATCTTGATGTCGATCGCCATCTCAATACTTCTCCACCAGAACGTCGGTATACAGTTCGCCCGGCTCCGGCTCGGGCGTGCTCTCGGCGAAGTCGGCCGCTTCGTTGACCTGCTTGCGGATGGTCTGCTCGATCGCCTTCAGCTCGTCTTCCTTCGTGCCGTGGTCGTCCATCAGCAGCTTCTTGACGTGCTCGATCGGGTCGGACTTGTCGCGCACCGCCTGCACCTCGTCGCGCGAACGGTATTTGGCGGGGTCGGACATGGAGTGGCCGCGGTAGCGATAGGTCTTCATCTCCAGGATGATCGGCCCCTTGCCCGCGCGCACCCAGGCCAGCGCTTCCTCGGCCGCGCCGCGCGCCGCCAGCACGTCCATGCCGTCGATCTGCAGGCCCGGGATGCGGAAGCTCTCGCCGCGGCGATACAGCTGATCCTCCGACGAGGCGCGGTTGACCGACGTGCCCATGGCGTACTGGTTGTTCTCGATCACGAAGATGATCGGGAGCTTCCACAGCTCGGCCATGTTGAACGTCTCGTACACCTGGCCCTGGTTCGCCGCGCCGTCGCCGAAATAGGCCAGCGTGACGCCGCCGTCGCCATTGTACTTGTGGCTGAAGGCGAGGCCCGCGCCCAGCGATACCTGCGCACCGACGATGCCGTGGCCGCCGTAAAACTTATGCTCGACGCTGAACATGTGCATCGAGCCGCCCTTGCCCTTCGAGATGCCGGCCTGACGCCCGGTCAGCTCCGCCATGACGTCCTTGGGCGGGATGCCGCACAGCAGCATGTGGCCGTGGTCGCGGTATCCCGTGATGACCGAATCCGCCTCGGTCAGCGCCGATTGCAGCCCCACCGCGACCGCCTCCTGCCCGATGTACAGGTGGCAGAAGCCGCCGATCAGCCCCAGGCCGTACAGCTGCCCCGCCTTCTCCTCGAAGCGGCGGATCAGCAGCATGTCCTCGTAAAACTTGAGCAATTCCTCCTTCGTCGCCTCATAGGGGGCGGGATCGGCGGGACGCTCGCGATTGGACCTGTACGGGTCGCTCGATTTTGGCGCGGATGCCGTAGCGTTCGTGCGGGCTGGGGCTTTTGCCACGATGGACGTAACCTCGTTTCCTTGGGGAGAGACGCGCCTATAGTCGCGGCACGCCGGGTTGCGCAAACCCTAGCGGCTTGAAAGGGTTTCGGAGCGCGGCTACCGATCCGATCATGGATCGCCCGCCCCAGCCAGAGCCCGCCGCCCCGATCCATCCGCTACGCATCGCGAACTTCCGCGCATACTGGTTGGCGCGTTTCTCCGGCACGATCGCGATCAGCGCGCAGGCGATCATCATCGGCTGGCAGGTATACGGTATCGCCCGCGAGACGATGGACATCCGCGAGGCGGCGTTCATGCTCGGCATGATCGGGCTGGTACAGTTCGTGCCGCTGTTCGTCCTGACGCCAGTCGTGGGACTGGTGGCGGACAGCATCGACCGGCGCTGGATCGTGCGCGGGACCACGGCGGTGCTCGTCGTCAACGCCGCGATGCTCGGTGTGCTGACCTGGGCGGGCGGGCTGACGTTGCCGTTCCTCTTCGGGGCCGCCGGCGTGATCGGCGTGGCGCGCGCCTTCTCCGGACCGGCGTATTCGGCGCTCGCGCCCAATCTGGTGCCCAAGGAGAGCCTGCCGACGGCGATCGCGATCTCGTCGATCGCGTGGCAGACCGGCACCATCGCGGGGCCCAGCGTCGGCGGGCTGCTGTACGCGATCCATCCGGACGTCGCGTACGGCACGGTCGCGGGCATGCTGGCGCTGGCGCTGGGGCTGATGTTCCTGATCGGGCGCGTGCCCCAGCCACCGGCGCAGAAGGACCGCCGCCCGCTCCAGCGCATCCTCGACGGCTTTTCCTATGTACGGCGCAACCGGCTGGTGCAGGCCGCGATCACGCTGGACCTGTTCGCGGTGCTGCTGGCGGGCGCGACCGCCTTGCTGCCGATCTTCGCGCGCGACATCCTGCACGTCGGCGCCAGCGGGCTGGGTTTCCTGGCCGCCGGCATGGGGATCGGCGCGGCGTCGACGGCGATCTGGTTCTCCTTCCGCCCGATGAAGACCAACGTCGGGGTGAAGATGCTGATCGCGGTCGTCGTCTTCGGGCTCGGCATCCTGACCTTCGGCATCGCGACGCAGGTGACCGACGCGCTCGGCATAACCGTCCTGCCGCTCCCGCCCGGCTCGCTCTTTCCCGCGATCCGGACCGATTTCGTGCTCAGCCTCGTCGCGCTGATCGTCGCGGGCGGTGCCGACATGGTGTCCGTCTACGTCCGCCAGTCGCTGATCCAGCTCCACACGCCCGACGCCATGCGCGGACGCGTCGGCGCGGTGTCGCAGCTCACCATCTCCGCCTCCAACGAGCTGGGCGAGGCGGAGAGCGGGCTGATGGCATCGCTGCTGGGTCCGGTCGGCGCGGTCGTCTTCGGCGGGGTCGGCGCGATCACCGTCACCCTGCTATGGGCCTATCTCTTTCCGGAACTGAAGCGGGCGCGGACGTTTGACCCGCCCGAGGTGCTCGAAACCGAACCACAACACGGAGTAGCGCAGCCATGAAGGCCAACACGATCCTGGAGACGATCGGCAACACGCCGCACATCCGCGTGCAGAAGCTGTTCCCCGGCTCCGAAGTCTGGATCAAGTCTGAGCGCTCGAACCCCGGCGGCTCGATCAAGGACCGGATCGCGCTCGCCATGATCGAGGCGGCGGAGGCAGCCGGCGACCTGAAGCCCGGCGGCACGATCATCGAGCCGACGAGCGGCAACACCGGCATCGGCCTCGCCATGGTCGCCGCGGTGAAGGGCTACAAGCTGGTGCTGGTGATGCCCGAGAGCATGAGCCTGGAACGCCGCCGCCTGATGCTGGCCTATGGGGCCGAGTTCGACCTGACCCCGCGTGAAAAGGGGATGAAGGGCGCGATCGAGCGCGCGCTGGAGTTGGTCGAGCAGACGCCGAACGCGTGGATGCCGCAGCAGTTCGAGAACCCCGCCAACGTCGACGTCCACGTCCGAACCACGTCGCAGGAAATCCTCAACGACTTCCGCGATGCGCCGATCGACGTCATCATCACCGGCGTGGGCACCGGCGGCCACATCACCGGCGTCGCCGAGACGCTGAAGAAGGAATGGCCGCAGCTGAAGGTCTATGCGGTCGAGCCGCAGGCTTCGCCGGTCATCTCCGGCGGTCAGCCGGGACCGCACCCGATCCAGGGCATCGGCGCGGGCTTCATCCCGTCCAACCTCCACACCCAGGCGCTCGACGGCGTGATCGAGGTGGATGCCGCGGTCGCCAAGGACATGGCGCGCCGCGCCGCGCGCGAGGAGGGGATGCTGGTCGGTATCTCCTCGGGCGCGACGCTCGCCGCGATCCTTCAGAAGCTGCCCGACCTGCCGGACGATGCGCGCGTCCTCGGCTTCAATTACGACACCGGCGAGCGTTACCTCTCGGTGCCGGATTTCCTGCCGGAGAGTTGATCTGAGCGACCTGTCCTGGCGGCTGCGCGCGATCCTCGGCGGGATCGCGGCGGCCGCGATCGCCGTTCCCGCGGCGGTCGTCACCCATCCGCCCGCGATCCCTGCCGCGCTGCCGCCTGCGCTCGTCGCCAAGGTGAAGCGCCCGCAGCGCGTCGTCGCCGCGACCGAGGTGCCGGAGGTCGAGCCGGTCGAGTTCCAGTCGCTCGACCCGGCGGACGCCCGCGCGTGGAACGCGAGCATTCCGTTCGTCCGCGGTCCGAAGCCTGCCGCGCGCCCGTTCCGCTTCGCCGGCGACGAGCAGCAGCGCGCCCGCGCCACCGACTGCCTCGCCGCGGCCGCCTATTACGAGGCGGGAGACGATCCGGTCGGGCAGAAGGCGGTCGTGCAGGTCGTCCTCAACCGCCTGCGCCATCCCGCCTTTCCCAAGACGGTGTGCGAGGTCGTGTTCCAGGGATCGGAGCGCAGCACCGGCTGTCAGTTCACCTTCACCTGCGACGGCGCGCTCGCGCGCATTCCCTCGCCCCCCGCCTGGGATCGCGCGCGACGGCTCGCGTCAA
The sequence above is drawn from the Sphingomonas adhaesiva genome and encodes:
- the cysK gene encoding cysteine synthase A, encoding MKANTILETIGNTPHIRVQKLFPGSEVWIKSERSNPGGSIKDRIALAMIEAAEAAGDLKPGGTIIEPTSGNTGIGLAMVAAVKGYKLVLVMPESMSLERRRLMLAYGAEFDLTPREKGMKGAIERALELVEQTPNAWMPQQFENPANVDVHVRTTSQEILNDFRDAPIDVIITGVGTGGHITGVAETLKKEWPQLKVYAVEPQASPVISGGQPGPHPIQGIGAGFIPSNLHTQALDGVIEVDAAVAKDMARRAAREEGMLVGISSGATLAAILQKLPDLPDDARVLGFNYDTGERYLSVPDFLPES